The genomic window TATGCAAAAGTTTCATCAACAATTTCCCATACATTTTTATTGGTATCTTCTATATATCATTGTTCGTATAGCATATCAATATGTGAGTTTGTAATATTTTTTATACTACTAGATATCTTATTTTCAATATTTTTTTCAAAAATATAAGCCTCAAGATAGTTTGAATCAAAAGGAAATGGAAATTTTGTAACACAAAAATCCAAAAATTCATCTATTCATTTTTTTGTTGCTCATGATCATACAAACATAAATTTATCAATTTTTTCTATAACGATATTATAGTTTTCTTCAAAAAAATCTACCAAACCTCCCTGAATACTATGTAATTTGTTTTGTAATACATCGTATGGTATCAAATCTTTTTTATTTAGAAAAAAAACTATCTTTTTGATAAATAGTATTTGAGGTTGTTGGTTCTGAAAATATGCTTTTACATAAAAATTCATATGTTGATCAATAGAAAATCTAATATCTTTAATTTCTTCATCAAATTCTACACTTCATAAATATCTTTTTTGGATATAACTACTAATTTCATCCAAAAGCAATTTAAACTGTTCAAACATATCTTCTTCTGAAAGATCCAATACAAATGTCCATATTTTTGATTTCAGTATATGCCTTAGAAATTGAAATCACAATCATTTTCATTCTCAAGCTTTTTCTATCAATCAAGGAACATCTACCATACAAAATCTATTAAATTTATAATCTACCATTCAAAGGTTTGGTACTATAGTTGTGAAAGGATATTCTGCCACTTCAGCTTTGGCATTACTTACAGAATTTATGATTGTTGACTTTCATACACTTGGCTTTCATATTAATGCTACATCTCCAAAAAGTTGTAATTCCAAGCTTAAATCCATTTTTTTCCTTGGCTCCCCATACAGCGCAAATTCGGGGAATTGATTTGTAGATGATTTGAAATGAGTATTTCAAAATCCTCCTCTACCTCACTGCAAAACCACAAAACTTTCTCATTCCTGATTGAATGAATAAACAATTTTTCCTGTATTAGAATCTTTTACCAAAGTTCAAATTGGAACCTCCAAAATCAAATCATCAGCGGATTTTCAATGCATACTTGATCATTGTCAATGTTTTCAATTTTCAGCTTTTAATATTTTTTTGTATCTATAAGGAAGAAGAGTATTTTCATCTTTTGTGGATTTTAATATCACATTTCATCATCTTCACCCATCTCCACCATTTGGTCATCAATAAGGAACTTTGGATTCTCTTCTCCCAGAAACCACTCAATCCCCTCATGCACCTGAATATATTTGTATATCTGCTTTATCAAAAAACTTCATTTAAAATATTAATTCTAAATATATTAAGATTTATAATGATTTTTGTGATATTTTCAATTTGAATAATTATTTGTTTTTATTATACTATCAAATCATATAAGAATTTAAAGATTAATTTTCTTAAAAATGTGAAATATAGACCTAATGAAGTTTAAAAAAGATTTTTCAAAATGATTTATAAGTAATGAAGAACTTCAAGAAATTCAGGATTATTTCAATCAAGACCTTTTTCAAAATATAATAAAAGAAAAAGAACAACAATATCAAAAAATTAAATGGATTTTGTGGGTGTTATGATTTATTTTTATCGTTTGAAATATTTTCTTTGCATCTTTACTATTAATTCCTTACAATATTTTATTCAGCCTATTAATGCTTTTAATTATTTCTTACTTTGTGGCAAAACTTGATATTTCTTCAGAAAAATCTATGTTTCAAATAATTCGTGAAGCTGTTTCATGAAATTTAAAGCTTGAAGAATCAAGAAAGGAAGAAAAACTATTTTCTCAATTTGTAGAAAAAATGTTTGATTGAGCAAAATTTTCTCTTACAGATAAGTATTTTGATAATACTGTACAACAGGTGAAAGAAAAAACAAATATGTTAAAAAATTATCAACGAGTAGAAAAATTTAACAATAGCATTCAAAAAGATATTAAAGAAAACTGAGAAACTATTGCTAATATGCAATGAGTAGAAATAGTCACCAAAAAAAAGAAAACAACAAAAACTAAAAACTGAACAAGCACCAAGACAGTAACTGTAGACCATGTATATCTTCAAAAAATCTCTTTGAATAGTGAAGAAAAAGTATTTGATTGGATTCAGATAATACACAAAAAAAGTATATTAAATAAGTTAGCTATATTTTTATTTGTAATTCCTTTTGTTTTAATATTTTTCATAACATGGTGAAATATGTCTTCTATAGAACAATTTTGGATAGTATGAGTTTTGATATTATTGGTTGTGCTTATATTGTGATGATGATGGTATTTTTTCAAAAAATGAAAAAAAGTAAATCTTGAAGATATAGAGTTTGAAAAAAAATTTGATATTTATGCACAAGATCAAAATAAAGTTAGAAACTTTCTTGATAGTAGAACTATCAATTCTATCAAACAACTTTCTCAAAAATTTCCAAATAAAAAATTTGATTTTTATTTTGAATGAAATGATATTTATATTTTTATTCATCTAAATAAAAAATTTTTAGATTTATGAAATTATCTTTTTTTAAATCGTACCTTAAAATGATATATAGAGTTTTATGTACTAACAAAAGCAATTCTTGATATACCTCACAATCTAAATATAGATTATCATATTTAAAATTAAAAACTTAAACCAAATGGAGTTCATAATAGTATGAATAATATTTATAGCATTTATTTGAGTAGTTTGGATATACAATACTGTTATAAAATACAAAAATTATGTAGAAAATGCATATAGATTAATAGATGTAAATTTACAAAAAAGAGCTGATCTAATACCAAACCTTGTAAAAACAGTAAAAGCATACAAAGATTTTGAAAAAGAAGTTTTAGAAGATATAACTGAACTAAGAAATCAGGTCACAAATCAACACACAATTGATAAAAAAAGACAAGACAAAGAACAATGTATCTGAACTGATTTGAAAAAGATTTTTGCAGTTTCTGAAGATTATCCAGACCTAAAATCAAATGAAAATTTTTTGAAACTACAAAAAGAAATTTCCAGAATTGAAGAAAATTTGGCAGCTGCCAGAGAAATATACAACTCCAACCTCAAAATTTTAAACACAACTATGCAAATTTTTCCATACAATATTATAGCTAAAAGGATAAATATCCCAAAATATGATTACTTTGAAGCAAATGTAACATCAAAAGACTAGTTGTTTTCTAGTTGAATATTTTTTTCAATTTTTTCAACCAGTTTTTCAAGGTTAGAAACATCAACTCAATTATATTTCAACAAAGCAAGCTCTTCATACAAAGAAAGAATGTTAAAATTTCTAAAAGATTGATTACCCCTTCTTAATTCTATCAATCTACTTATAAAAGTAATTTGTTTAATTTTCTTATTTATATCTACTCATACATATTTTGCAAATTCAAAATCATAATCAATATCTTCTTCAAGCATTTCTAAAGTTTCAACTGACACATAGAAAAAAGAATTTAACAAAAAGTTTATTTTTCGCTGAAGAATTTGTGAGATTGTCTTTTGATACAATTGTACTTTTGAATCTGGTATTTTAGTTATATTAAATTTATCATCAACATTAATATGTTCTCATATTATATCAAGGTGTTTAAGTATCTTATTTAAATTTAATGTTTCTGTTCAGTTAAAATTTGTATATATATCAGCGTTGGAGGTTATGAGTTCATCTAATTTTTGAGA from Candidatus Absconditicoccus praedator includes these protein-coding regions:
- the cgtA gene encoding Obg family GTPase CgtA → MKFFDKADIQIYSGAGGDGVVSGRRESKVPYGGPNGGDGGRGGNVILKSTKDENTLLPYRYKKILKAENGKHGQGSSMHGKSADDLILEVPIGTLVKDSNTGKIVYSFNQEGESFVVLQGGRGGFGNTHFKSSTNQFPEFALYGEPRKKMDLSLELQLFGDVALIGKPSVGKSTIINSVSNAKAEVAEYPFTTIVPNLGMVDYKFNRFCMVDVPGLIEKAGEGKGLGFQFLRHILKSKIWTFVLDLSEEDMFEQFKLLLDEISSYIQKRYLGSVEFDEEIKDIRFSIDQHMNFYVKAYFQNQQPQILFIKKIVFFLNKKDLIPYDVLQNKLHSIQGGLVDFFEENYNIVIEKIDKFMFVGSGATKKGIDEFLDFCVTKFPFPFDSNYLEAYIFEKNIENKISSSIKNITNSHIDMLYEQGYIEDTNKNVWEIVDETFAYYVSVLPWGNTQAEDRFWRKLSTIGYDSWFENNGIKRFDVLKVISPYVEKEDVFISYEG
- a CDS encoding DUF3137 domain-containing protein; this encodes MKFKKDFSKGFISNEELQEIQDYFNQDLFQNIIKEKEQQYQKIKWILWVLGFIFIVGNIFFASLLLIPYNILFSLLMLLIISYFVAKLDISSEKSMFQIIREAVSGNLKLEESRKEEKLFSQFVEKMFDGAKFSLTDKYFDNTVQQVKEKTNMLKNYQRVEKFNNSIQKDIKENGETIANMQGVEIVTKKKKTTKTKNGTSTKTVTVDHVYLQKISLNSEEKVFDWIQIIHKKSILNKLAIFLFVIPFVLIFFITWGNMSSIEQFWIVGVLILLVVLILGGGWYFFKKGKKVNLEDIEFEKKFDIYAQDQNKVRNFLDSRTINSIKQLSQKFPNKKFDFYFEGNDIYIFIHLNKKFLDLGNYLFLNRTLKGYIEFYVLTKAILDIPHNLNIDYHI
- a CDS encoding LemA family protein, which codes for MEFIIVGIIFIAFIGVVWIYNTVIKYKNYVENAYRLIDVNLQKRADLIPNLVKTVKAYKDFEKEVLEDITELRNQVTNQHTIDKKRQDKEQCIGTDLKKIFAVSEDYPDLKSNENFLKLQKEISRIEENLAAAREIYNSNLKILNTTMQIFPYNIIAKRINIPKYDYFEANVTSKD